The following are from one region of the Mycolicibacterium diernhoferi genome:
- a CDS encoding DUF721 family protein: MRESADTGETGDPPEHLANLPGMDMVRRALEEARGAARSQGKDVGRGRVTSTQRSPTVGRRRRWSGPGPDVRDPQPFSAAARDLAQSRGWSKQVAEGSVLGQWTTVVGDQIADHAVPTSLRDGVLTVSAESTAWATQLRMVQAQLLAKIAAAVGDGVVTSLKIQGPTAPSWRKGNRHVSGRGPRDTYG, encoded by the coding sequence ATGCGCGAGTCTGCGGACACGGGTGAAACCGGGGACCCACCGGAGCATCTGGCGAATCTGCCCGGTATGGACATGGTGCGCCGGGCGCTCGAGGAGGCCCGCGGCGCGGCGCGCAGCCAGGGCAAGGATGTGGGCCGCGGCCGGGTGACCTCCACGCAGCGCTCCCCCACCGTCGGCCGGCGGCGCCGGTGGTCCGGGCCCGGCCCGGACGTCCGCGATCCACAGCCGTTCAGTGCGGCGGCTCGAGATCTGGCGCAGTCGCGGGGCTGGTCCAAGCAGGTGGCCGAGGGTTCGGTCCTGGGTCAGTGGACGACCGTCGTCGGGGACCAGATCGCCGATCATGCCGTGCCGACCAGTCTGCGGGACGGGGTGCTGACCGTATCCGCGGAGTCCACGGCCTGGGCGACGCAGTTGCGGATGGTGCAGGCCCAGCTGCTGGCCAAGATCGCCGCGGCCGTCGGCGACGGCGTCGTGACCTCGCTGAAGATCCAGGGACCGACCGCACCGTCGTGGCGCAAGGGTAATCGTCACGTTTCCGGACGCGGACCCCGCGACACCTACGGGTAG
- the recF gene encoding DNA replication/repair protein RecF (All proteins in this family for which functions are known are DNA-binding proteins that assist the filamentation of RecA onto DNA for the initiation of recombination or recombinational repair.) → MYVRHLGLTDFRSWSRADIELEPGHTVFVAPNGFGKTNLVEALWYSATLSSHRVASDAPLIRAGAPRAVVSTVVVNEGRELAIDLEITTGRANKARLNRSPVRSPREILGVLRAVLFAPEDLALVRGDPSERRRYLDEVATTRRPRIAGVRADYDKVVRQRTALLKSAGPARYRGDTAMLDTLESWDGHLAAHGAELLSARVDLVNQLAPEVEKAYQLLAPGSRPAAIRYRSAAPAVEAEAAAGTVDRGVYEAALLEELRNKRSAELERGVCLVGPHRDDLELRLGEQPAKGYASHGESWSMALGLRLAAYELLRTDGSDPVLLLDDVFAELDNARRRALAQVASSAEQVLVTAAVPEDLPVDWDVRRIEVTMRDDDGGRISEVVS, encoded by the coding sequence TTGTACGTACGTCATCTGGGATTGACCGACTTCCGGTCATGGTCGCGGGCCGATATAGAGCTCGAGCCAGGGCATACCGTCTTCGTCGCGCCGAACGGCTTCGGCAAGACCAATCTCGTCGAGGCATTGTGGTATTCGGCGACGTTGAGTTCACATCGGGTCGCCTCGGATGCGCCACTGATCCGGGCCGGGGCGCCGCGTGCCGTCGTCTCGACGGTGGTGGTCAACGAGGGCCGTGAACTCGCGATCGATCTCGAGATCACCACCGGACGGGCCAACAAGGCCCGGCTGAATCGCTCGCCGGTACGCAGCCCGCGCGAGATATTGGGTGTCCTGCGGGCGGTGCTGTTCGCGCCCGAGGACCTCGCGCTGGTGCGCGGAGATCCGTCCGAGCGGCGCCGTTATCTGGACGAGGTCGCCACCACCCGGCGACCCCGGATCGCGGGAGTGCGGGCCGACTACGACAAGGTGGTTCGCCAGCGCACCGCCTTGCTGAAGTCCGCAGGCCCGGCACGGTACCGCGGTGACACCGCGATGCTGGACACCCTCGAGTCGTGGGACGGGCATCTGGCAGCCCATGGCGCAGAACTGCTTTCGGCGCGGGTGGATCTGGTGAACCAGCTCGCCCCCGAGGTTGAGAAGGCCTATCAACTGCTCGCCCCGGGGTCTCGGCCGGCGGCGATCCGGTACCGCAGTGCCGCGCCGGCCGTCGAGGCCGAGGCGGCTGCGGGCACCGTCGACCGGGGTGTCTACGAAGCCGCGTTGCTCGAGGAGTTGCGGAACAAGAGGTCGGCCGAACTCGAGCGCGGCGTGTGTCTGGTCGGGCCGCATCGCGACGATCTCGAACTCCGCCTCGGTGAACAACCGGCCAAGGGCTACGCCAGCCACGGCGAATCCTGGTCGATGGCACTCGGTTTGAGGTTGGCGGCCTACGAACTGCTGCGTACCGACGGATCCGATCCGGTACTGCTGCTCGACGATGTGTTCGCCGAACTGGACAACGCCCGGCGACGGGCCCTGGCCCAGGTGGCGTCGTCGGCCGAGCAGGTGCTGGTGACCGCGGCCGTTCCCGAGGATCTGCCCGTGGACTGGGATGTGCGCCGGATCGAGGTCACCATGCGCGATGATGATGGTGGACGAATCTCGGAGGTGGTGTCGTGA